A portion of the Saimiri boliviensis isolate mSaiBol1 chromosome 1, mSaiBol1.pri, whole genome shotgun sequence genome contains these proteins:
- the TIFAB gene encoding LOW QUALITY PROTEIN: TRAF-interacting protein with FHA domain-containing protein B (The sequence of the model RefSeq protein was modified relative to this genomic sequence to represent the inferred CDS: substituted 1 base at 1 genomic stop codon) yields the protein MEKPLTVLRVSLYHPTLGPSAFANVPSRLQHDTSPLLLGRGRDTHLQLQLSHLSRRHPSLEPHLXKGSALLAFCLKTLSCKSCVWVNSLTLRYLEQIPLSTVNRVSFSGIQMLLRIEEGTSLEAFVCYFHVSPSPLIYRPEAEETDEWEDTSQEQLPPGSGQQTPGCLVFLHLPSQTWDSPLHPSPGGGTEIQLQREPPDGALC from the coding sequence ATGGAGAAGCCCCTCACGGTCCTGCGAGTGAGCCTATACCACCCCACGCTGGGCCCATCTGCCTTTGCCAATGTCCCATCACGGCTGCAGCATGACACCAGCCCTCTGCTGCTTGGACGGGGGCGGGACACCCACCTCCAGCTGCAGCTCTCCCACCTCTCCCGCCGTCATCCGTCCCTGGAGCCCCACCTGTAGAAAGGCAGTGCTCTTCTGGCCTTCTGCCTCAAGACCCTGAGCTGCAAGAGCTGTGTGTGGGTAAACAGTCTGACGCTGAGGTACCTAGAGCAGATCCCCCTCAGCACCGTCAACAGAGTCTCCTTCTCAGGCATCCAGATGCTGCTTCGCATAGAAGAAGGCACATCCCTGGAGGCCTTTGTCTGCTATTTCCATGTCAGCCCTTCACCCCTGATTTACAGACCTGAGGCTGAGGAAACTGACGAGTGGGAAGACACCTCCCAGGAGCAGCTTCCCCCTGGTTCAGGGCAGCAGACTCCAGGTTGCCTGGTGTTTCTCCACCTCCCTTCCCAGACTTGGGACAGCCCTCTCCATCCAAGCCCTGGAGGAGGAACAGAAATACAACTCCAGAGGGAACCCCCAGATGGTGCACTCTGCTAG
- the DCANP1 gene encoding LOW QUALITY PROTEIN: dendritic cell nuclear protein 1 (The sequence of the model RefSeq protein was modified relative to this genomic sequence to represent the inferred CDS: substituted 1 base at 1 genomic stop codon), translated as MVPLPTMHYRAAVHIQNLRSHGLENAREHQRLERGAGGETPESPGCCYLAPPQNPGNQLLLLSAPLQGLSEQLFPPVGSKPFPARVLREGAVHFFCRGLYNSDLWGEASVRPSGTQDELHSSXRKTARPGWERARKHLACCFRLHQLTVHTSSPGHSHLALYQVFKTVKLCPSETSLLLSRKSLKSSDPWHPPSLSPNSWNCQAGFRSWSSHLISLSFTCSDSQSRWVSSSQQSSLHSLSSHHRAAHMPE; from the coding sequence ATGGTCCCCCTGCCAACTATGCATTACAGAGCAGCCGTCCACATACAGAACCTGAGAAGCCATGGCCTGGAGAATGCACGTGAACACCAAAGGCTGGAGAGAGGAGCTGGTGGGGAAACCCCAGAGTCCCCAGGGTGCTGTTACCTGGCTCCCCCACAGAACCCTGGGAACCAGCTGCTGCTCCTGAGCGCCCCACTCCAGGGCCTCAGTGAGCAACTCTTCCCTCCAGTGGGGAGTAAACCCTTCCCAGCTAGGGTCCTGCGAGAGGGAGCAGTTCACTTCTTCTGCAGGGGACTCTACAACTCAGACCTTTGGGGTGAAGCATCTGTGAGGCCCTCAGGGACTCAGGATGAGCTGCACAGCAGCTGAAGGAAGACAGCCAGACCAGGGTGGGAGCGAGCCAGGAAACATCTGGCTTGCTGTTTCAGACTCCACCAGCTCACAGTTCACACAAGCTCCCCGGGACACTCACACCTTGCCCTGTACCAAGTTTTTAAGACAGTTAAGCTCTGTCCATCTGAGACTTCACTTCTTTTGAGTAGAAAATCACTGAAATCATCAGATCCATGGCACCCACCCTCACTCTCTCCTAACAGCTGGAACTGTCAGGCTGGCTTCAGGTCCTGGTCTTCACACTTAATATCACTCTCCTTCACTTGCTCAGACAGCCAGAGCAGGTGGGTGAGTTCCTCCCAACAATCTTCACTGCATTCTCTCAGCTCCCACCACAGGGCAGCTCATATGCCTGAGTga